One Xenopus tropicalis strain Nigerian chromosome 8, UCB_Xtro_10.0, whole genome shotgun sequence genomic window carries:
- the LOC116406499 gene encoding protein kinase C theta type-like — translation MDKGSQQEKGERTSVSEKEEFARSPHINLEKRKREVDEDSSETESSAKRLRIGQNIRTEEDIGQIKSQSVIEEDKSKKRERSCSNDGEPAEEEEQDLKKPRVEAERPNPCVISNYSFHMELGAGSFGKVMLASLPNTKKHVALKIIKKDDRYDQKRIKAEAQTLKITGECPFLCKGLAAFQSQLHAYLVMECESKTSLWDLIHSKEKLGMETVIFFSAELVVGLQFLHSRGIVHRDLKPDNILISKDGHIKIVDFGLVAEDVSKGMKLKAVVGNFKCRAPEAALWHIPTKMRNVDNIKTAVHSHESRDGVEMVNCKMK, via the exons ATGGATAAAGGATCtcagcaggagaaaggagagaggacTTCTGTAAGTGAAAAGGAGGAATTTGCCAGAAGTCCTCATATCAACCTGGAGAAGAGGAAAAGAGAAGTTGATGAGGACAGCAGCGAGACAGAATCTAGCGCTAAAAGATTAAGAATTGGGCAGAACATCAGAACAGAGGAAGATATCGGCCAAATAAAGAGCCAGTCTGTGATAGAGGAAGACAAAAGCAAGAAAAGAGAGAGAAGCTGCAGCAATGATGGGGAACCAGCAGAAG AGGAAGAACAGGATCTGAAAAAACCACGTGTTGAAGCTGAAAGACCCAATCCTTGTGTCATTTCCAACTACAGTTTCCACATGGAACTTGGGGCTGGATCTTTCGGCAAG GTAATGTTGGCATCATTACCCAACACAAAGAAACATGTTGCTTTGAAGATCATTAAGAAAGACGACCGTTATGATCAGAAGCGGATAAAGGCAGAAGCTCAAACACTCAAGATCACCGGAGAGTGTCCCTTTCTCTGCAAGGGGCTTGCAGCCTTTCAATCACAG CTGCATGCCTATCTGGTGATGGAGTGTGAGAGCAAGACCAGCCTTTGGGATCTGATACACAGTAAGGAGAAACTCGGGATGGAGACGGTAAT ctttttttcagcagaacTGGTAGTAGGCCTCCAGTTCCTTCACAGCAGAGGGATTGTACATCG GGATTTAAAGCCTGATAATATTTTAATAAGCAAAGATGGCCACATCAAGATCGTGGATTTTGGACTGGTAGCAGAGGACGTTTCCAAGGGAATGAAGCTGAAGGCCGTCGTTGGAAACTTTAAATGCCGGGCTCCAGAG GCTGCTTTATGGCATATCCCAACTAAAATGCGCAATGTGGATAACATCAAGACTGCTGTTCACAGCCATGAATCTAGAGATGGCGTGGAAATGGTTAATTGTAAGATGAAGTAG
- the LOC101733517 gene encoding protein kinase C delta type-like, with protein sequence MRDPYDAGVDWWAFGIILCLMATGQLPFDDLSGMNYLAYLVTSTKPRYAKGLSRDARRLLNELLEKDPEKRLGTTGDIRSHPFFRSIKWAELESLKVPSPFKPEGFSPEELKATYTGPLPFLENPKSEVPPDDPMVLQEFSYVNSSW encoded by the exons ATGAGGGATCCATACGATGCAGGAGTTGACTGGTGGGCGTTCGGGATCATCCTGTGCCTGATGGCTACTGGTCAATTACCATTCGATGATCTATCTGGCATGAACTATCTGGCATATTTAGTGACCAGTACCAAGCCCCGCTATGCAAAAGGGCTTAGCAGAGACGCCAGGAGACTCCTGAACGAG CTGCTAGAGAAGGATCCGGAGAAGCGTCTCGGCACAACAGGAGACATCAGGAGCCACCCCTTCTTCAGATCCATCAAGTGGGCAGAACTGGAGAGCCTGAAGGTGCCTTCGCCTTTTAAGCCGGAAGGA TTTTCACCAGAGGAGTTGAAGGCAACATATACAGGGCCACTGCCATTCTTGGAGAACCCCAAGAGCGAAGTTCCACCTGATGATCCAATGGTTCTCCAGGAATTCTCATACGTGAACTCCAGCTGGTAA